The sequence GACGAAAGGCTCGTAAAAGTTGTTCCCCGTGATGCCCTTTCTCTTGATACTGAGCCCCAAGTGGGTATGATGCTAAACCTTGTTTTTAATACCGAACAGGGCGAGGTAACCCTTCCTGCTACGGTAACCCATGTTGATGCGGAAAACATTACCCTTGATCTCAACCCGCCTCTTGCTGGGCAAAATGTCATTTTTAAAATCAAAGTCGTAGAAATTCAAAATGGTGAGTCTCCCCTTATCACACCTTAGCTAAATAAGGCCCCCTTGGGGGCCTTATTAAATCAATAACAAGCAAGTTCTCCTGAGATTATTTTTTGCCAAATTTTTGGGGCTTTTTGGAGCTCTTCGTAGGCAATTTCTTTGGCGTTAGAGGAAATCTTTTCAAAGTCACCTTCGGTTTTTATTTTCAAAGAAAGCGTTTGAGGCTCAGTAATAGGGCTTCCTATGCGGCTTACTAAAGTAACGTAAGCTTCTTTGATTTCTGGTATCTCAGAGACAAGAGTTTCTGCTATCTCGTTTGTCAGGAGATTATAAATTTTCCCAACGTGGCTTACAGGGTTTTTGCCTGCCGCAGCTTCAAGGCTCATGGGTCTGAAGGGGGTAATAAGACCATTTACACGGTTTCCTCGGCCAACTTCACCATCATCTCCTGCTTCTGCTGAGGTCCCTGTGACGGTAAGGTAAATATCTCCTTTTTCAATATCATCAGCCGTGTTTACGTGAATTTCAAGAGAGGGATAGTCTTGCGAAAACTTGGTTTTTAGCTCCTGTAAGAGGTTTCTTTTTAAGGAAAGATAATCATCCAGGTTTTTCAAATAGCGGCCGATAGTAGCACAGGCTATCGTCAGTTTAAAATGTGAGTCTTCGCGCACGCCCATGACTTTTATGTCTTGTCCAACGGCAGGATATTTTTCACGAAAAGAAGGCGCGTTTAAAAACTTCTCAACGTGAAGTACGAGTTTTTCCAGAGGGCTTAAAGGGGCGTAGCCTACCCCAACAGAGGTATCATTGGCCAGCGGAACGCCTGTTTTTTGGAACTTACGAAAAAGTTCTACCAGTTCAAGGGAACCAGGTCTTACTAAAACCTTGGTTTTTACGTGCTGTTGTGGATGGAGTACGTGAAAATGTTGGTTGAACCAGGAATCTATTATTTCATGGGCCAGGTCTTTTACTGGAACCGAAACATCTTTATATGCTAAAGTTGCACGCCCCACGAAATAAAGTTCAAAAGGTTCAAGGATTTTTCCACCGCCAAATTCCGGTTCGGCACTTCCCGCAAAAAGAAGGCCTTTGTCCACGTTGTGATGAAGGATGAAGCCGAATTTTTCGAGATAAAAGCGACAAAGCGCACGCGAGAACTCTTCTGCCAGAGCGTCACATATGGTATCAGGGTGCCCAAGGCCTTTGCGTTCTACGACTTCTAAACCGGCTTCCGTAACAGATTTGTCTGATAAAGGCTCTACTACTAACATTTAGCCAAGCTCCTCAAGCCGGGCAATATTTTCTCGGATTCTCGAAAGCTTGGCCTCAAGTTCTTCTGCTCTTTTGCGTTCTTTTTCTACTACGTCTTTAGGCGCTTTTTTGAGAAAACCCTCGTTTTCAAGCCTTGCTTTCACGCGGGAGAGTTCTTTTAGGGTTTTTTCTTCTTCTTTGCGAAGTTTTTTGATTTCAGCAGAAACGTCAACAAGGCCTTCAAGGGGAACGAATATCTCGGCATCGGTAAGCACTGCCGAAGCAGCCCCTTTAGGACGCTCACCCTCTTTGGTTAATTCTAATTCAGATACCCTGGCAAGTTGTTTGATAACGGAAGCGAATTCTTCAAAAAGTTTCAGTGTGTTTTCTTTTTCCGTGCGCACGATGACTTTTAGCTCGGCAGTAGGGTGGAGATTATAATCGGCGCGTATGGCCCTGATAGCCACGATGGCTTCTTTTATTTTGTCTATTTCTTTTTCCAGGGTTTCGTCTTCAAAGGCTTTGTTTTGGGTGGGATAGGGGGCAATCATAATGGATTCGCCCTCATGGGGGATTGCCTGCCATATTTCTTCGGTGACAAAGGGCATAAAGGGATGCAAGAGCCTTAAGCTTGTTTCAAGTACCTCAAGAAGCACGTTTTGGGCCTGAAGGCGACTTTTTCCTTCTTCAGCAAGGAAACGCTTGGACATTTCCACGTACCAGTCGCAGAATTCATGCCAGAAGAAGTGATAAGCAGAGAGTGCTGCCTGGTCGAATTCATAAGCATCAAGGGCCGCGCGCACTTTAGCTACGGTGCGTGAAAGGCGCGAAAGTATCCAGCGGCTCTCTTTGGGAAGGTCTTCTTTGGCAAGGTCAATTTTCTCATAGCCTTCAAGATTCATTAATACGAAACGGGCAGCGTTCCAGATTTTGTTTACAAAATGTCGAAAGCCTTCGATGCGGGATTCTGCAAGTTTTATATCGCGGCCTTGGGCAGCCAGGGCTACCAAGGTGAAACGAAAGGCATCCGTGCCGTATTTTTCAATCATGACAAGGGGGTCAATCACATTGCCCTTGCTTTTGCTCATTTTCTGGCCCTTTTCATCGCGCACAAGGGC comes from Thermodesulfatator atlanticus DSM 21156 and encodes:
- a CDS encoding FKBP-type peptidyl-prolyl cis-trans isomerase, which translates into the protein MRKVKLGDVVSIHCVGRLESGEVFESTEGGPPFQFQVGSPDIIPGLSEAVIGMEEGEEKEVTLTPDKAFGERDERLVKVVPRDALSLDTEPQVGMMLNLVFNTEQGEVTLPATVTHVDAENITLDLNPPLAGQNVIFKIKVVEIQNGESPLITP
- a CDS encoding methionine adenosyltransferase, with the protein product MLVVEPLSDKSVTEAGLEVVERKGLGHPDTICDALAEEFSRALCRFYLEKFGFILHHNVDKGLLFAGSAEPEFGGGKILEPFELYFVGRATLAYKDVSVPVKDLAHEIIDSWFNQHFHVLHPQQHVKTKVLVRPGSLELVELFRKFQKTGVPLANDTSVGVGYAPLSPLEKLVLHVEKFLNAPSFREKYPAVGQDIKVMGVREDSHFKLTIACATIGRYLKNLDDYLSLKRNLLQELKTKFSQDYPSLEIHVNTADDIEKGDIYLTVTGTSAEAGDDGEVGRGNRVNGLITPFRPMSLEAAAGKNPVSHVGKIYNLLTNEIAETLVSEIPEIKEAYVTLVSRIGSPITEPQTLSLKIKTEGDFEKISSNAKEIAYEELQKAPKIWQKIISGELACY